The nucleotide sequence CTGTTGCTCGCCAACCGATAAGTGCCAGACCTCGGCAGCCGGGTCAATCTGTAACCCATACTGGGCAGATAAGGCTTTTAGCCGGGCATACAGTTGCTTTTCATTCTGTTTCAAAATCCCTGACGGTTGCCCCAGAATAATGTTGTCGGCAACGGTGAAGCTGTCTACCAGCATGAAATGTTGATGCACCATCCCAATCCCAGCGGCGATCGCATCTCTGGGCGCACGAAACCGCACAGGTTGGCCAAACAGCCGAATTTCCCCAGCATCTGGTTCATACAGCCCACAAAGAATGTTCATCAGGGTTGTTTTGCCTGCCCCATTCTCTCCCAGGAGGGCATGGATTTCACCAATCCGTAACTCGAAGTTGACACCATCATTGGCAACCACCCCAGGAAACCGCTTGGAAATATCCTTCAGTTCAACGGCCAGAGAGGGAGAGGCGACATCCACGATGGAAGCAGAGCAGGCATCACGTTCAGTCATATCCAATTCGCTGGGTGACCCAGATGGGTTCGCCGTTCTCGCTAATTTGCTGTTTTGCTAAATGCCAGGTTTTGCCCTCCTGCTGACGTTGCAGATAAACCTCAAACGGGTTTTGGCGTTGAGTGACTTTGCGGGTCGGCAGTTTAATGGTGTAGTCATAGGTGCCCCGGACTTGATATGCCTGTAAATCCTCAATTTTGAGAGGCGTTGTTTGCTCGATTGAAACTCGATGGATGGTCAGGCTATTGGGTGGCAAGTCCAACCGCAGTTGCTGGCTGAGCAGTTGTTGCGTTTGACTGAGTTCAAGGGCGATCGCCTGCTTCACCAGTTGGCGACTGGGATTTGCCCCTACAGCACTACAGGCCGTCAACATCACCACCAGTGCGATCGCACCCAGTATGCCCAATATCGATTTCCCTGACGCCATGCTTCCCATGCGATTTTCCCTGCGGCTGACGGTCTTTCTGGCAAGTCAGCCTCCTTCCAGCGTTAGTATAAAGCTGAACGTGTCTCGATTCTGAAGCAGAACCAGAACCATGTCGAATAAATCCCTCAACTTGAGCGATCGCCTCTACGATTACCTGCTCTCCGTCTCACTACGGGAACCCGAAGTCCTCGCAGAGCTGCGGCAGGAGACGGCTGGCCATCCCAGAAGTGTAATGCAAATTGCACCGGATCAGGGACAGTTCATGGCACTTTTAATCCGGTTGATTGGAGCGAAAAAAGCCCTGGAAGTGGGGGTTTTTACTGGTTACAGTTCTCTCTGCGTCGCCCTGGCACTCCCTCCAGAAGGCAAACTGATTGCCTGCGATATTAGCGAGGAGTATACCGCCATTGCCAGGCGCTACTGGCAGAAGGCGAGCGTGACCGATAAAATCGACCTGCGCATTGCCCCTGCCCTGGAAACCCTGGATCAGCTTGTAACCGCGGGACAGGCGAATAGTTTTGATTTTGCCTTTATTGATGCAGACAAGGAAAACTATCTCAACTACTACGAACGCGCCTTGCAACTGGTCAGACCGGGTGGGCTGATTGCGGTGGACAACGTTCTCTGGGGGGGCGCTGTTGCCGATCCAGCGGTGCAAGACGAAAGCACACAGGCAATTCGGGCGTTCAACCAGACATTGCATCGGGATGAACGGGTAGATCTCAGCCTGGTGGCGATCGCCGATGGGTTGACCCTGGCAATGAAGCGATAACTCCTACTTACCCACCTTCACCCCCCTACTTTTTTCACACTGGGAAGCTGGCTGACCTGATTCCACCAGGTTCGTAGCTTTGGAGTCTGTGCTGTAGTTGATTCAAATTCTGGAGTCTGCGCCAGGTAAATAAAGATTGGAATCAGGTGGAAATCTGCAAGGCTCAGGTCACTGCCCAGCAGGTATGGGGTTGCTACTGTAATGGCTTCGATCGCCTCCAGCGCGGTTTTTGCGGGTGCAACAGCCTCAGCCACCTTACCTTCATCGGTTTGCCCACCCTGCTTCGGCACAATGAAACGCTGGATCACAATGGTGCCAATGGCAGGCCCATACAGATAGCTGTCAATGATTGCCATAATCTGGCGCATTCGAGCCTGAAGCAGGGGATCGGCAGGACTGAACTTATGATTGGCGACAACAGTATCCAGATAACCAGTAATTGCAACCGTTTCATAAAGGATTGCACCATTCGCATCGAGGACAGGCACCTTACCAAATGGATGCTTGCAAAGGTAGTCAGGTGACCGGTTTTCTCCTTCAAAGATATTGATATCTTTGAGGTCATACTCTGCACCAGCCTCTTCCAATAACAATCGGACAGTACGGACATAGGTGCTGAGAGGAGTACCGTAAAGAGTGAGATTTGCCATTGCCGTTAAGAAATGTGGATTAATTAAGAGATCATTCTGAAACAGAACCACGAAGACACAAGGATCACCAGGAATCTGGCTTATGCCTTCGTGGTGAGTTTTATTAGGTTATTACGTCCTCGATCCTGAGGAGCCTGGATTCAATAAACCAAAAAACTTACCGTCCTGATACAGAGACCTGGAAGAATTGCTCTGTGTTCTCTGTGCCTCTGTGGTGAAGTTTCAGGTTACAGGATCCTCATTCCGAAGAACCTGTTTTGGGCGCGATCGCCCTTCCCTATTCAGAATACTCTGTCTCCTTGACTTGCTGAACTGTTGCGGCTTCCTTTGCCCCTGGTAATGTGCGGCTGACCTTCGCTGGACACAAAATGAATTCCCCGTTACAGTACCCCACGAATCGGATATAGACAGTTTCTCCGGGTTGAATATCCGGTGAGTCGGCTTGGTGAAGTTGGGGGTCGAAGGCAACCGCTTCCCAGACCGGACCGATGGTTTCGTAGCCCCAATCCTGAAGCAGGGTTGTCAGGCAGGTAAACATTCCAGTCAGGCTTTTAGCGGATAGATCGGGCTTTGCATGGGCAATTTTGCTCAGGGTGGGGTACCCAACCAGTAAAGGCTGTAAACACTGAAAAGTCGAGAGGCGAAGTTCATCGATCAATTCAATTTGGGACGACTGAGGTTCCTCTTGCAACCGGGTATCTTCCTCGATCAATTGAAGCTTTTGATGCTCCAGTTCCTGCTGAAGGCGCAGAAGCTCATGGGTAAGCTGGGTTTTTTCCTGCTCAAATTCATGCATCAGGCGATCGCGGGAATCTACCAGGCGATTGTACGCCTGAGTCAGGTGCTCTTCCCGCTGCCGCCACTCCTGCCGATGCTGGAGATAATCCTGCATCAACTGATCATTCTGTTGCTGAAGAGCCTGTCGCAGACGGGCACATTCTTGAGCCAATCGGGTCTTCTGCTGCTGAAACTCCTGCTGATTGTTCTGATAATCCTTTTTCAACTGTAAGAACCGCTCCCACAGTTGGTCACCGGCCAGAGAATGGGGGCGAAAAAACCAGAAAATCATCAGGACAAAGCCTGCCTCTAGAAACAACCCAAACCAGAGCAGATTAGTTTCTGGCATCGTCAACTAAAGCCAGGATATCAGGTAATCGAAATCACCCAGGTGCCAAGATAGCGCAACAGCGGAACATCCCCTGGTGAAAGAACCTGGCAGTTGAAGTAAAACATACCGCCAAAACTGGGATTGCGCACATTGGAAAGTTGAATCTCAACCCTGCTACCGGCTGGAATCGGGTCAACAGGGAAAATCTCAATCATGTGATTTTCTTTGTTCCAGTTGACCTCTTGCAGGGGAACGGGCTTATCCTTGACCAGCACTTCTACCCGTTTGGGATCAAACTCCCCTTTGTAGTAATCAGGGTAGGAAATCGCAAACTGGGCAACCG is from Leptothermofonsia sichuanensis E412 and encodes:
- a CDS encoding class I SAM-dependent methyltransferase, which produces MSNKSLNLSDRLYDYLLSVSLREPEVLAELRQETAGHPRSVMQIAPDQGQFMALLIRLIGAKKALEVGVFTGYSSLCVALALPPEGKLIACDISEEYTAIARRYWQKASVTDKIDLRIAPALETLDQLVTAGQANSFDFAFIDADKENYLNYYERALQLVRPGGLIAVDNVLWGGAVADPAVQDESTQAIRAFNQTLHRDERVDLSLVAIADGLTLAMKR
- a CDS encoding glutathione S-transferase family protein; this encodes MANLTLYGTPLSTYVRTVRLLLEEAGAEYDLKDINIFEGENRSPDYLCKHPFGKVPVLDANGAILYETVAITGYLDTVVANHKFSPADPLLQARMRQIMAIIDSYLYGPAIGTIVIQRFIVPKQGGQTDEGKVAEAVAPAKTALEAIEAITVATPYLLGSDLSLADFHLIPIFIYLAQTPEFESTTAQTPKLRTWWNQVSQLPSVKKVGG
- a CDS encoding nucleotide exchange factor GrpE; amino-acid sequence: MPETNLLWFGLFLEAGFVLMIFWFFRPHSLAGDQLWERFLQLKKDYQNNQQEFQQQKTRLAQECARLRQALQQQNDQLMQDYLQHRQEWRQREEHLTQAYNRLVDSRDRLMHEFEQEKTQLTHELLRLQQELEHQKLQLIEEDTRLQEEPQSSQIELIDELRLSTFQCLQPLLVGYPTLSKIAHAKPDLSAKSLTGMFTCLTTLLQDWGYETIGPVWEAVAFDPQLHQADSPDIQPGETVYIRFVGYCNGEFILCPAKVSRTLPGAKEAATVQQVKETEYSE
- a CDS encoding DUF2808 domain-containing protein is translated as MSFNSRMKRALSGLAIATCLVGAIPAFSFAQGLPGLTLWGGVKREDNLNFRLDYGGRSGSWDRYRLRIPEKKMQLAVAQFAISYPDYYKGEFDPKRVEVLVKDKPVPLQEVNWNKENHMIEIFPVDPIPAGSRVEIQLSNVRNPSFGGMFYFNCQVLSPGDVPLLRYLGTWVISIT